From the genome of Cellvibrio japonicus Ueda107, one region includes:
- a CDS encoding FHA domain-containing protein, with protein MLKLHFKDHRLPPLWVVEKLYSIGSAPDNQLVIKDEDIDPVHAKVIREDNKFFLKDNNSHSGCFVNGQRITQKEIIPGDILRFGSVEIIVLDPRSLPDKGHNQAPWRLVSDSSWLAGKQFQVPPDKSLVMGRGNQCDIVIPGTHLSRRHAEICVEGNHLRIRDLGSANGTFLNDVQISNATANNGDRLRLDVYSFRIIAPDTDSNKTRLRKPIDELAKPIERKQPSSQPKRWKTRPTSPGNRIEPTYNNSRRGTWLALAAAVLAAIAIVAILLW; from the coding sequence ATGCTAAAGCTTCACTTTAAAGATCACCGCCTGCCTCCGCTCTGGGTAGTGGAAAAGCTCTATTCCATTGGCTCAGCTCCCGACAATCAACTGGTCATCAAAGACGAGGATATAGATCCGGTTCACGCCAAGGTGATCCGCGAAGATAACAAGTTTTTCCTCAAGGACAACAACAGCCATAGCGGTTGTTTCGTCAATGGCCAGCGTATTACCCAAAAGGAGATAATTCCGGGCGATATACTGCGTTTTGGCAGTGTCGAGATTATCGTACTGGACCCGCGCAGCCTGCCAGATAAAGGGCACAACCAGGCTCCCTGGCGCCTGGTCTCCGATAGCAGTTGGCTGGCCGGCAAACAATTCCAGGTACCTCCCGACAAGAGCCTGGTTATGGGGCGCGGCAACCAATGCGATATTGTTATTCCCGGCACCCACCTATCGCGCCGCCACGCGGAGATCTGCGTCGAGGGCAACCACCTGCGCATCCGCGACCTCGGCTCTGCCAATGGCACCTTTCTGAACGATGTGCAGATCAGTAATGCCACTGCCAATAACGGTGATCGCTTACGCCTTGATGTCTACAGTTTCCGAATTATTGCCCCCGATACCGATAGCAATAAAACCCGCTTGCGCAAACCCATTGATGAACTCGCCAAGCCTATCGAGCGCAAGCAGCCCAGCAGCCAACCCAAGCGCTGGAAAACCCGCCCGACATCTCCCGGCAACCGTATAGAACCAACCTACAATAACAGCCGACGTGGTACCTGGTTGGCACTGGCAGCCGCCGTGCTTGCCGCCATAGCGATTGTGGCAATTCTGCTGTGGTAG
- a CDS encoding DUF4832 domain-containing protein encodes MVFSRCAQWLHLLVFSTVLWGCGGGSSSTNNTANSSIADASSSSISYSSSSVLSVVSSSLSSQPVSTQSISSLSSVQSTSSAMLSSTSSSHISSRAESSSSVSEKEFEPVSLQSQINRVQPMTGIVFWSDNTSALSALGQDVQLEFSYMLYRDVVTRIGTYSWAAVDQKLAQAAARGHQMIFRFRDTYPGITQSSIPDGLPYHISKVEGQNTFIPDWSSTGLREFILDFFTRFAARYDNDPRLAFVQVGFGSYAEYHLYDGQPELGKNFPDKSFQANFLNHMAEVFSQTPWSISIDATSSDYSPFQATPALKNLRFGLFDDSFMHKEHSENDSEYNRASWLFFGANRYHTNPAGGEFSYYSTYDQRNVLSTNGPYGKTFEDFAHQYNVTYMIGNDQYAYQSKARIRQAAMATGYAFRLTLLESNGNRVRLRIRNEGIAPLYYDAYPSVNNQRATQSLKGLLPSNSLDMEIHPGTHNPLDIQIKIDSDRLVTGQVIQFNANL; translated from the coding sequence ATGGTTTTTTCCCGATGTGCTCAATGGTTACACTTGCTCGTTTTCTCAACGGTACTCTGGGGTTGCGGAGGGGGCTCATCATCCACTAACAACACCGCCAATTCATCCATTGCCGATGCGTCATCCAGTAGCATCAGCTATAGCTCCAGTAGTGTCCTGTCGGTTGTGTCCAGCTCTTTGTCCAGCCAACCGGTATCGACTCAGTCCATTTCATCACTGAGCAGCGTGCAGAGTACATCATCTGCCATGCTATCCAGCACCAGCTCATCGCACATCAGCAGCCGTGCAGAATCCAGTAGCAGCGTCAGTGAAAAAGAATTTGAACCTGTCAGCCTGCAAAGCCAGATCAATCGCGTTCAACCCATGACCGGCATTGTCTTTTGGAGTGATAACACCAGCGCACTTAGTGCACTGGGGCAGGATGTACAACTCGAATTCTCCTATATGCTGTACCGCGATGTGGTTACCCGCATCGGCACTTATAGCTGGGCAGCTGTCGACCAAAAACTGGCACAGGCAGCAGCGCGCGGCCACCAGATGATTTTCCGCTTTCGCGATACCTATCCCGGTATTACCCAATCATCAATTCCCGATGGACTTCCCTACCACATCAGTAAAGTCGAAGGCCAAAATACCTTTATCCCCGATTGGTCATCCACCGGGTTGCGTGAATTTATCCTAGACTTCTTCACCCGCTTTGCCGCACGTTATGACAATGACCCGCGGCTCGCCTTTGTCCAGGTAGGTTTTGGTTCTTATGCAGAATATCACCTGTATGACGGCCAACCCGAACTCGGTAAAAACTTTCCAGACAAAAGCTTCCAGGCCAATTTTTTAAACCACATGGCAGAAGTGTTTTCGCAGACTCCCTGGTCGATCTCAATTGATGCCACAAGTTCTGATTACAGTCCTTTCCAGGCGACGCCAGCCCTGAAAAATTTGCGTTTTGGTTTATTTGATGACTCCTTCATGCACAAGGAACACTCGGAAAATGATAGCGAATACAACCGGGCATCCTGGTTATTCTTTGGGGCTAACCGTTATCACACCAATCCGGCTGGCGGTGAGTTCAGTTACTACTCAACTTACGACCAGCGCAATGTCCTGAGTACAAATGGTCCCTATGGCAAAACCTTTGAAGACTTTGCTCACCAGTACAACGTCACTTATATGATTGGTAACGACCAATATGCTTATCAGAGCAAAGCGCGAATCAGGCAAGCCGCCATGGCAACAGGCTATGCATTTCGCCTCACCCTGTTGGAAAGTAATGGCAACAGGGTGCGCCTGCGCATTCGCAATGAAGGTATTGCTCCCCTTTATTACGACGCCTACCCCAGTGTGAATAACCAACGTGCGACACAAAGCCTGAAAGGGTTATTACCTTCAAACTCACTGGATATGGAAATTCATCCGGGCACGCACAATCCACTCGACATCCAGATAAAGATTGACAGCGACCGGCTGGTGACAGGGCAGGTTATCCAATTCAATGCAAATCTCTAG
- a CDS encoding MFS transporter, producing the protein MHSAPATRHPLLWVPSGYFTMALTYNMLTAAAVIMFSNLGMDNGEAAAYASALGLAYTIKPFFAAFLEMYKTKKFFVLLSQILLGVGFIGVSLVMNLPNYIPLMLAFFWVLSFIGSSQDITTDGVYVTSLDAKSQALFCGWQSLSWNLGKLAMMSVMVMLSGFLHEHYFGNDPHASGPEWINSWQLVFLMMGIIMLVMALWHWRVMPDGARAENTPRTPGEAISTLVDAFVTFFQKQGIWLMIGFALLFRISFGFLNAPSMLFMKDSLENGGLSLTNQEFGLIYGTFGLIALLVGSLIGGAYVAKKGLQKALFPLCCCVNIPNITFLLMAFYQPDSHVLISLGVVIEQFFFGIGSVGFMIYLMQQLAPGKYATTHYAFGTALMGLCMMLTGMVSGHLQVAMGYVGYFVFVMLATIPSFLICWFAPFPHKHD; encoded by the coding sequence ATGCACTCTGCCCCTGCAACCAGACACCCGCTCCTCTGGGTACCCTCCGGCTATTTCACCATGGCATTGACCTATAACATGCTGACCGCTGCTGCCGTCATTATGTTCAGCAACCTGGGTATGGATAACGGTGAAGCGGCTGCCTATGCCAGCGCACTTGGATTGGCCTATACCATCAAGCCGTTTTTTGCCGCCTTTCTGGAAATGTACAAAACCAAAAAGTTTTTTGTACTTCTGAGCCAAATACTGCTCGGTGTTGGTTTTATCGGTGTATCACTGGTCATGAACCTGCCCAATTATATTCCCTTGATGCTGGCGTTCTTTTGGGTGTTATCGTTCATCGGCTCCTCACAGGACATCACCACCGATGGTGTTTATGTCACCTCATTGGATGCCAAATCCCAAGCCCTGTTCTGCGGCTGGCAAAGCCTGAGCTGGAACCTCGGCAAGCTGGCGATGATGAGCGTCATGGTCATGCTCAGCGGTTTCCTGCATGAGCACTATTTCGGTAACGATCCTCATGCTTCTGGTCCTGAATGGATTAACTCCTGGCAACTGGTATTCCTCATGATGGGCATCATTATGCTCGTGATGGCACTTTGGCATTGGCGGGTAATGCCCGATGGCGCACGCGCGGAAAACACACCACGCACCCCCGGTGAAGCCATTTCCACTCTGGTTGATGCATTTGTCACTTTTTTCCAAAAGCAGGGAATCTGGTTAATGATCGGCTTCGCACTGCTGTTCCGCATCAGCTTCGGATTTTTGAATGCACCCAGTATGCTGTTTATGAAGGACTCGCTGGAAAACGGTGGCCTATCGCTTACCAACCAGGAGTTTGGCTTGATTTATGGCACATTCGGTTTGATTGCCCTGCTCGTCGGTTCCCTGATTGGTGGCGCTTATGTGGCGAAAAAAGGACTGCAAAAAGCGCTGTTCCCCCTCTGCTGTTGCGTCAATATTCCCAATATCACTTTCCTGTTAATGGCCTTCTACCAGCCTGACAGCCATGTGTTAATCAGCCTCGGCGTTGTTATTGAGCAATTCTTTTTTGGTATAGGCTCAGTGGGTTTCATGATCTACCTCATGCAGCAGTTGGCTCCCGGCAAATATGCCACCACACACTATGCCTTTGGTACTGCATTGATGGGATTGTGCATGATGTTAACCGGGATGGTTAGCGGACACCTGCAGGTTGCTATGGGTTACGTGGGATATTTTGTCTTCGTGATGCTGGCCACCATTCCTTCTTTTTTAATTTGCTGGTTTGCTCCCTTCCCACACAAGCACGATTGA
- a CDS encoding efflux RND transporter permease subunit produces the protein MHLLSSLYRALIIERPRLALGILILLTLIAAYGMRYMKLDASADSLTLENDTSIDYFREISQRYQHGDFLVLTYSPKAEMFSDESIETLKALTSELAAVEGVAGVNSIISVPLLYSPMRSLAEQKESTRTLLTPGVEREMVRQEFLHSPIYRKMLLSPDSKTSAIQLNLKVNNKYIELARQRDALRYKRHHEGLTAEEERELEQVAAEFLAYRTQVAARDAERVQEVRDIVAKYQGKAQIFLGGVTMITSDMISYIKSDLVVFGAALLLLMIVMLGVLFRQWRFVILPMGACIASVILMLGWLSWIDWRMTVISSNFVALLLIIVFAFNIYLVVRYREVHAQHPDRPQSELVLMAMRFMAVPCVYSALTTMVAFVSLVMSGIRPVIDFGWMMTIGLVVGFSVTFIVLPAGLMLLPKGEPKDRGDKSAATTLKFSRLAEFHGSKILLVSLIALIISIWGISKLQVENRFVDYFKDTSEIYKGLTVIDQQLGGTVSLDIILDADPAILADMRDEPSADTAPVSAETDAFFGDDDPFASASSSDDGNEEDPFSGDDPFAGAAEEAFGDGHQAAESSYWFSIAGLDQIKKVQEYLETLPEVGKVQSLAVTYQLAQDINKGRLNDFELNVMRNMLSADIKHLMLDPYLNDGKQQARITLRVVETTPNLKRVELVERIRQALVNDLGFTREQVSFTGMLVLYNNMLQSLFKSQIATIGVVFAAIMLMIMVLFRSFSIALISILPNLLAATTVLGAMGLVGIPLDMMTTTIAAIVVGVGVDQAIQYFYRFRDEYAIDKDYVAAMHRSHASIGRAMYYTSVIIVIGFSILMLSQFIPSIYFGALTAFAMLMAVLGTLTLLPKLILMLKPFGK, from the coding sequence ATGCATTTATTGTCTTCCTTGTACCGCGCGTTGATTATTGAGCGTCCCCGTCTGGCCCTCGGTATCCTGATACTCCTCACCTTGATTGCCGCCTATGGTATGCGTTACATGAAGCTCGATGCTTCGGCGGATTCATTGACGCTGGAGAACGATACCTCGATCGATTACTTCCGCGAGATCAGTCAGCGTTACCAGCACGGTGATTTCCTGGTGCTGACATACAGTCCCAAGGCTGAAATGTTTTCCGACGAGTCGATCGAAACACTCAAGGCTCTGACCAGTGAACTGGCTGCGGTAGAGGGAGTGGCCGGGGTAAATTCGATTATTAGTGTGCCCCTGTTGTACAGCCCTATGCGCTCACTGGCGGAGCAAAAAGAATCCACGCGTACATTGCTGACTCCCGGGGTGGAGCGGGAAATGGTTCGACAGGAGTTCTTGCACAGTCCCATTTATCGCAAGATGTTGTTGAGCCCGGACAGTAAGACCTCGGCGATCCAACTCAATCTCAAGGTTAACAATAAATACATTGAACTTGCGCGCCAGCGCGATGCGCTGCGCTATAAGCGCCATCATGAGGGGTTAACCGCAGAGGAAGAGCGTGAGCTGGAGCAGGTTGCTGCCGAGTTCCTGGCTTATCGCACCCAGGTAGCTGCTCGCGATGCAGAGCGGGTACAGGAGGTGCGTGACATAGTCGCCAAATACCAGGGCAAGGCGCAAATATTCCTCGGCGGCGTCACTATGATCACCAGCGATATGATCAGCTATATCAAAAGTGATTTGGTGGTCTTTGGGGCCGCATTGTTATTGCTGATGATTGTCATGTTGGGCGTGTTATTCCGCCAGTGGCGCTTTGTAATACTGCCTATGGGCGCCTGTATTGCATCGGTCATTCTGATGCTGGGGTGGCTGAGCTGGATCGATTGGCGGATGACGGTTATTTCGTCCAACTTTGTTGCTCTGTTATTGATTATTGTATTCGCGTTCAATATTTATCTGGTTGTCCGTTATCGCGAGGTGCATGCGCAACATCCCGATCGTCCCCAGTCCGAATTAGTCCTGATGGCGATGAGATTCATGGCGGTGCCCTGTGTCTATTCGGCATTAACAACCATGGTCGCATTTGTGTCACTGGTGATGAGCGGTATACGTCCGGTTATCGATTTTGGCTGGATGATGACAATTGGCCTGGTGGTGGGTTTTAGTGTGACTTTTATCGTCCTGCCGGCGGGACTGATGCTCTTGCCCAAGGGCGAGCCCAAGGATCGTGGCGATAAGTCTGCTGCAACCACACTGAAGTTTTCTCGCCTGGCAGAATTTCATGGCAGCAAAATATTGTTGGTGAGCTTAATCGCCCTGATCATCAGCATCTGGGGAATCAGCAAGTTGCAAGTTGAAAATCGCTTTGTTGATTACTTCAAGGATACCAGCGAAATTTATAAAGGTTTGACGGTGATTGACCAGCAGCTGGGTGGAACCGTATCGCTGGATATTATTCTCGATGCTGACCCGGCTATTTTGGCGGATATGCGCGATGAACCCTCAGCGGATACTGCGCCGGTCAGTGCAGAAACAGACGCTTTCTTTGGTGATGATGACCCTTTTGCCAGTGCATCATCCAGTGATGATGGCAATGAGGAAGATCCCTTTTCCGGCGATGATCCTTTTGCTGGTGCAGCGGAAGAGGCATTTGGCGATGGCCATCAGGCGGCAGAGTCAAGTTATTGGTTTAGTATTGCGGGACTGGATCAGATCAAAAAGGTACAGGAGTACCTGGAAACCCTGCCAGAGGTCGGCAAGGTCCAATCGTTGGCGGTGACTTATCAGTTGGCCCAGGATATTAATAAGGGGCGCCTGAATGATTTCGAGCTGAATGTCATGCGCAATATGCTGTCAGCCGATATCAAACACCTCATGCTTGACCCCTATTTAAATGACGGAAAACAACAGGCGCGGATTACCCTGCGTGTCGTGGAAACAACGCCAAACCTCAAACGGGTTGAATTGGTGGAGCGTATCCGCCAGGCGCTGGTAAATGACCTCGGCTTTACGCGTGAGCAGGTTAGCTTTACCGGGATGCTCGTGCTCTATAACAACATGCTGCAGAGTTTGTTTAAATCCCAGATTGCGACGATTGGCGTGGTCTTTGCCGCGATTATGCTGATGATTATGGTTTTGTTCCGCTCCTTCAGTATTGCGCTCATTTCCATACTGCCGAATCTCCTGGCAGCCACAACGGTATTGGGGGCTATGGGACTGGTTGGGATTCCGTTGGATATGATGACGACAACCATTGCTGCGATTGTGGTAGGTGTTGGTGTTGATCAGGCCATTCAATACTTCTATCGCTTCCGCGATGAGTATGCAATCGATAAGGACTATGTTGCCGCCATGCATAGGTCGCACGCCTCTATTGGCCGCGCCATGTATTACACCTCGGTCATTATTGTTATCGGCTTCTCTATTTTGATGTTGTCTCAGTTTATTCCTTCTATCTATTTTGGAGCGCTGACCGCATTTGCCATGCTGATGGCCGTGCTGGGTACATTGACGTTGTTACCCAAATTGATTTTGATGCTGAAGCCTTTTGGAAAGTAA
- the pnp gene encoding polyribonucleotide nucleotidyltransferase — protein MNPIIKKFQYGNQTVTLETGRIARQATGAVLVSIGEVAVLCTVVGAKEASPGQDFFPLSVHYQEKAYAAGRIPGGYFKREGRPSEKETLTSRLIDRPIRPLFPEGFLNEVQVICTVVSTDKKQDPDIAAMIGTSAALAVSGIPFNGPIGAARVGYTQGEGYILNPSYKQLETSELDMVVAGTKDAVLMVESEAKELPEDIMLGAVLYGHQEMQAVIQACAELARDAGKARWDWQPVPENTELKTAIKAAFGVAIGDAYRITDKAERYNRLGELRSEAVAQFATEESGISADAVKSLFGTLEYNIVRSRIVANEPRIDGRDNKTVRPITVDVGVLPKAHGSALFTRGETQALVVATLGNARDVQIIDQLEGEKKEAFLLHYNFPPYSVGECGRMGSTGRREIGHGRLAKRGVQAVLPKAESFPYTLRVVSEITESNGSSSMASVCGSSLALMDAGVPLKAPVAGIAMGLVKEDNGFAVLTDILGDEDHLGDMDFKVAGTTSGVTALQMDIKIEGITEEIMEIALEQALAARLHILGEMNKVLSQSRTAVSENAPRFETIKIHPDKIRDIIGKGGATIRSITEETNSSIDIDDDGTVKVYADDNEALQAALNRIGAIVAEAEIGAIYEGTVVRIVDFGAFVNFLPGKDGLVHISQIADERVNNVSDYLKEGQVVKVKCLDVDQRGRIKLSIKEALAEEAGTAPAAEPVADAE, from the coding sequence GTGAATCCGATTATCAAAAAGTTTCAGTACGGCAATCAAACCGTAACCCTTGAAACCGGCCGTATTGCCCGTCAGGCAACCGGTGCGGTGTTGGTCAGCATAGGCGAGGTCGCTGTACTTTGTACCGTTGTTGGCGCTAAAGAAGCGTCTCCCGGCCAGGACTTCTTCCCCCTGTCTGTGCACTACCAGGAAAAAGCCTATGCCGCTGGTCGTATTCCCGGTGGTTATTTCAAGCGCGAAGGCCGCCCCTCCGAAAAAGAAACCCTGACCTCGCGTCTGATTGACCGTCCTATCCGTCCGTTATTCCCCGAAGGTTTCCTTAACGAAGTCCAGGTGATTTGTACGGTTGTCTCCACTGACAAGAAACAGGATCCCGATATCGCCGCAATGATTGGTACCTCGGCTGCCCTGGCGGTATCCGGTATTCCATTTAATGGCCCGATTGGCGCTGCTCGCGTGGGCTACACCCAGGGTGAAGGTTACATCCTCAACCCTAGCTACAAGCAACTGGAAACGTCTGAATTGGACATGGTGGTTGCCGGTACCAAAGATGCGGTATTGATGGTGGAGTCCGAAGCGAAAGAATTGCCGGAAGATATCATGTTGGGCGCGGTGCTTTATGGCCACCAGGAGATGCAGGCGGTTATCCAGGCCTGTGCTGAGTTGGCTCGCGATGCAGGTAAGGCGCGTTGGGACTGGCAGCCAGTTCCCGAAAACACCGAGCTCAAAACAGCGATCAAGGCCGCATTCGGTGTCGCGATTGGCGATGCCTATCGCATTACTGACAAAGCCGAGCGCTATAACCGTCTGGGTGAATTACGCAGCGAAGCGGTTGCTCAATTTGCGACGGAAGAATCCGGTATCAGCGCAGATGCGGTAAAAAGCCTGTTCGGTACCCTCGAATACAATATCGTTCGCTCGCGTATCGTTGCTAATGAACCGCGTATTGATGGCCGTGACAACAAAACTGTGCGCCCTATTACGGTGGACGTGGGTGTATTGCCCAAGGCTCATGGTTCTGCACTGTTTACCCGTGGTGAAACCCAGGCTCTGGTAGTGGCGACACTGGGCAACGCACGTGATGTGCAGATTATTGACCAGTTGGAAGGTGAGAAAAAAGAAGCCTTCCTGTTGCACTATAACTTCCCACCTTACTCTGTGGGTGAGTGTGGTCGCATGGGATCTACCGGTCGCCGTGAAATCGGCCACGGCCGTTTGGCCAAGCGCGGTGTCCAGGCGGTACTGCCAAAAGCGGAAAGTTTCCCTTACACCCTGCGTGTTGTCAGTGAGATTACCGAATCCAACGGTTCCAGCTCCATGGCGTCCGTGTGTGGTTCTTCCCTGGCGTTGATGGATGCCGGTGTACCACTGAAGGCACCGGTTGCCGGTATCGCTATGGGCCTGGTGAAAGAAGACAACGGCTTTGCTGTACTCACCGACATCCTCGGTGATGAAGATCACCTGGGTGATATGGACTTTAAAGTGGCCGGTACCACCAGTGGTGTGACGGCGCTGCAAATGGATATCAAGATTGAAGGTATCACCGAAGAGATTATGGAAATTGCATTGGAGCAAGCCCTGGCTGCCCGTCTGCATATCCTGGGCGAGATGAATAAAGTCCTGTCCCAATCTCGCACCGCCGTCAGCGAGAATGCACCGCGCTTTGAAACTATCAAGATCCATCCGGATAAGATCCGCGACATTATTGGTAAGGGTGGTGCAACTATTCGCTCCATTACCGAAGAGACCAACTCCTCTATCGATATCGATGATGATGGCACGGTGAAGGTTTATGCCGATGACAACGAAGCGCTGCAAGCAGCCTTGAATCGTATCGGTGCTATCGTCGCTGAAGCGGAAATCGGTGCGATTTATGAAGGTACTGTGGTTCGTATCGTAGACTTTGGTGCGTTTGTAAACTTCCTGCCAGGTAAAGATGGTTTGGTTCACATCTCCCAGATCGCTGACGAGCGTGTTAACAACGTGAGTGATTACCTGAAAGAAGGCCAGGTTGTGAAAGTGAAATGCCTGGATGTCGATCAGCGTGGTCGGATCAAGCTGTCTATTAAGGAAGCCTTGGCAGAAGAAGCCGGCACTGCTCCGGCGGCCGAGCCAGTGGCAGACGCTGAATAA
- a CDS encoding IS4-like element ISCja2 family transposase translates to MSHSNTAFHQLLKPLSRHEFEAEAKKHHVGQKLRSATRWDQFVGMAMSQLSGRQSLRDIQSNLEAQQHKLYHLGAKPIARSTLARINEVQPAELYKHVFARLLHRCKSMQGKHKFQFKNPLYSLDASAIDLSLSVFPWAAHRDDTANVKLSVGLNHGTQVPEFVALSDGQENDMIEGRKFDFPKGSIVAFDKGYVDYRWFKLLTDKGVFFVTRLRAKAVYRVEERRYADSSKGIISDQVIQLSSAHAIKRGAPKLRRIGYRDATTGKFYEFLTNNFQLAAATIAAIYKDRWQVELFFKAIKQNLKIKAFVGTSRNAVLTQIWIAMITYLLLAFSRHSTKAGWTVQRIMRVIQLNLFERRSLKSILIPDPPNHKKSEPQMRLAL, encoded by the coding sequence TTGTCACATTCTAACACCGCATTTCATCAACTACTCAAACCTTTATCGAGACATGAATTTGAAGCGGAAGCTAAAAAGCATCATGTCGGCCAAAAATTGCGCTCGGCCACCCGCTGGGATCAATTTGTCGGCATGGCCATGTCGCAGCTCTCTGGCCGCCAAAGCTTGCGTGATATTCAATCCAATCTCGAAGCACAGCAGCATAAACTTTATCATCTCGGTGCCAAGCCAATAGCCCGTTCAACGTTGGCACGAATCAACGAAGTACAGCCCGCCGAACTCTACAAACACGTATTTGCTCGTCTGCTTCACCGCTGTAAATCCATGCAGGGCAAACACAAATTCCAGTTTAAAAATCCGCTGTACTCCCTTGATGCCAGCGCGATTGATTTATCGCTGTCGGTATTTCCCTGGGCGGCGCATCGAGATGACACAGCAAATGTAAAATTAAGTGTTGGCCTGAATCATGGCACCCAAGTGCCGGAGTTTGTCGCACTCAGTGATGGCCAGGAAAACGACATGATTGAGGGACGAAAATTTGATTTTCCCAAAGGCAGCATCGTTGCGTTTGATAAAGGCTACGTGGATTACCGCTGGTTTAAGTTATTGACAGATAAAGGAGTTTTCTTTGTAACCCGCTTGCGCGCCAAAGCCGTCTATCGCGTGGAAGAACGTCGCTATGCCGACAGCAGCAAAGGTATTATCAGTGATCAGGTCATTCAATTATCCAGCGCTCATGCGATCAAACGCGGCGCACCGAAGTTGCGTCGAATTGGCTATCGTGACGCAACAACCGGCAAATTCTATGAGTTTCTCACCAACAACTTTCAGCTGGCGGCGGCCACAATTGCAGCGATTTATAAGGATCGCTGGCAGGTGGAGTTGTTCTTCAAAGCGATCAAACAAAACCTGAAGATCAAAGCGTTTGTGGGCACTTCAAGAAATGCGGTGTTAACACAAATTTGGATTGCCATGATTACGTATCTATTGTTGGCATTTTCGCGTCACAGCACTAAAGCGGGATGGACAGTTCAACGGATCATGAGGGTAATTCAGTTAAATTTGTTTGAGCGTAGGAGTCTAAAAAGCATCCTGATACCGGACCCGCCGAATCATAAAAAAAGCGAGCCTCAAATGAGGCTCGCCTTATGA
- the ppa gene encoding inorganic diphosphatase produces the protein MSFEKIPAGKSLPDDFYVVIEIPANSSIKYEIDKDADALFVDRLISTPMYYPCNYGYIPQTLCGDGDAADVLVVFPQPVQAGSVIRCRPLGVLKMTDEAGEDAKIVAVPHDKLTTLYSKVQSLSDLPEVTVKQIEHFFEHYKDLEKGKWVKVAGWGDVEEARAEILKAVETYKASNK, from the coding sequence ATGAGCTTTGAAAAAATCCCCGCTGGCAAAAGCCTGCCCGATGACTTCTACGTTGTTATCGAAATTCCCGCCAACAGCAGTATCAAATACGAAATCGACAAAGATGCCGATGCCCTGTTTGTTGATCGTCTGATCAGTACCCCGATGTACTACCCCTGCAACTACGGTTATATCCCGCAAACCCTGTGTGGTGATGGCGATGCCGCCGACGTGTTGGTGGTATTCCCGCAGCCCGTACAAGCAGGTTCTGTAATTCGCTGCCGTCCCCTGGGCGTACTGAAAATGACCGATGAAGCGGGTGAAGATGCCAAGATCGTTGCCGTTCCTCACGACAAGCTGACCACCCTCTACAGCAAGGTACAAAGCCTCTCTGACCTGCCTGAAGTGACAGTCAAGCAAATCGAACACTTCTTCGAGCACTACAAGGATCTGGAGAAAGGCAAGTGGGTAAAGGTCGCGGGCTGGGGAGATGTTGAAGAAGCGCGTGCAGAAATCCTCAAAGCGGTCGAAACCTATAAGGCCAGCAACAAATAA
- a CDS encoding SelT/SelW/SelH family protein, protein MSDKNASSPVTPEIPLARNRVVIHYCNLCRWMLRSAWLAQELLTTFDGELDEVSLHPGTGGVFHVWLNDQLVWDRVRDGGFPEAKELKQRVRDLLCPERSLGHSDGHKKADTD, encoded by the coding sequence ATGTCAGATAAGAATGCCTCCAGTCCTGTAACCCCTGAAATTCCCCTGGCCCGTAACAGGGTCGTTATTCACTATTGCAATCTGTGCCGCTGGATGTTGCGTTCAGCCTGGTTGGCGCAGGAGCTGCTGACGACCTTTGATGGGGAGCTGGACGAAGTAAGCTTGCATCCGGGCACCGGTGGTGTATTCCATGTTTGGCTCAATGACCAATTGGTCTGGGACCGGGTGCGGGACGGGGGATTTCCCGAAGCCAAGGAACTCAAGCAGCGAGTGAGGGATCTACTCTGTCCGGAGCGATCGCTGGGGCACAGTGATGGGCATAAGAAGGCAGATACGGACTAG